From a region of the uncultured Desulfatiglans sp. genome:
- a CDS encoding hypothetical protein (Evidence 5 : Unknown function): MSITDLTAQNRRVCILVPGIGTSYLKALPLVSKSSLFRENCDKARIATIVGQMDPGSEDHGPALTDTLDNQRLSYVINCTMCDLYAARGIDGEVVIGYSMGIYAALYHGGFYTFETGLSILENAHTLASEWCLKSGKTYGMALILGLTHPEIQDLLLATVGNRLEIAMHNGKRNFVLAGERAALESCMEKALHSGALGTRPIQTAHPYHSSHLEPIAGDFIAFVKGLNMASPKRTVLSLIDGRPIGQEQAAEVVVRSIHTPLHFDWAIQNAVRMHGISTCHETGPPTSMARLTHYIDRKLIVHSFEQEER, translated from the coding sequence ATGAGCATCACTGATCTCACAGCACAGAATCGCCGGGTCTGCATCCTCGTCCCAGGCATCGGCACTTCCTATCTGAAGGCGCTTCCGCTCGTCTCGAAAAGTTCTCTCTTCCGGGAAAACTGTGATAAAGCCCGCATCGCGACCATCGTCGGACAAATGGACCCCGGATCGGAAGACCACGGCCCTGCATTGACGGACACGCTCGATAACCAGCGGCTTTCCTACGTCATCAACTGCACCATGTGCGATCTATACGCTGCACGCGGGATAGATGGGGAAGTGGTTATCGGATACAGCATGGGGATTTATGCAGCCCTCTACCACGGCGGGTTCTACACGTTCGAAACCGGACTTTCCATCCTTGAAAATGCCCACACCCTCGCCTCGGAATGGTGTCTCAAGAGCGGCAAAACCTATGGCATGGCCCTGATCCTGGGCCTGACCCATCCCGAAATCCAGGATCTTCTCCTGGCCACGGTCGGCAATCGGCTGGAGATCGCCATGCACAACGGCAAGCGGAACTTCGTCCTAGCGGGCGAGCGCGCCGCCCTCGAGTCGTGCATGGAAAAGGCTCTGCATTCAGGGGCACTCGGCACAAGACCCATTCAAACGGCGCATCCTTATCACAGCTCCCACCTGGAACCTATTGCTGGTGATTTTATCGCCTTCGTCAAAGGCTTGAACATGGCGTCCCCCAAAAGAACGGTGCTCTCCTTGATCGACGGAAGACCGATTGGCCAAGAACAAGCGGCCGAAGTCGTCGTCCGATCCATCCATACCCCTCTTCATTTCGATTGGGCCATTCAAAATGCCGTCCGAATGCACGGTATCTCGACCTGCCATGAAACCGGCCCGCCGACATCAATGGCCCGGCTGACCCATTACATCGACCGGAAACTGATCGTCCATTCCTTCGAACAGGAGGAACGGTGA
- a CDS encoding putative 3-oxoacyl-(acyl-carrier-protein) synthase 2 (Evidence 3 : Putative function from multiple computational evidences) — MICPLGVTVHECWKNMLNGQSGIRPITAFETSGCSTTIGGQLPEAASQIEKKRTPKRLFKQTIRSSRLIRVCAQDAMTDCGVELRGLDATRCAIIVGTSGSSVGNPLDLTDAETERFRIIRDMVNAPAAWLSIEFGFKGPAFTLSAAAASGIYAAATGVDLIRHGWADLVVVGGVDTVLSKNSLIKANHLKMLSTRNAEPEKALRPFDIQRDGCLLSDGACAVVLESLTHARSRNAPIYAWIQGYAACSEPYSPHSEARDGAEMARTMERGLQDSGMPKESIGYLSAAATSAVISDALESQAIRTVFGSHAEALGISAIQSMIGHTMGASGLIALSTTALALKNQMAPPTINYAFPDPACNLDYIPNSMRKLNGVEGAMVNAFSIGGHNAVAVLSRQDSVQE, encoded by the coding sequence ATGATCTGCCCGCTCGGCGTGACGGTTCATGAGTGCTGGAAGAATATGCTTAACGGTCAGTCCGGGATTCGCCCCATCACAGCATTCGAGACATCCGGCTGCTCAACGACAATCGGTGGACAACTCCCTGAGGCTGCATCGCAGATAGAAAAGAAACGGACACCAAAGCGGCTCTTCAAACAGACGATTCGCTCCAGTCGTCTGATACGCGTATGCGCTCAAGACGCCATGACGGACTGCGGCGTCGAACTCAGAGGTCTGGACGCAACACGCTGCGCCATCATCGTCGGCACCAGCGGCTCGAGTGTCGGAAACCCTCTGGATTTGACGGATGCCGAAACGGAGCGCTTCAGGATCATCCGCGACATGGTCAACGCTCCGGCAGCATGGCTCAGCATCGAGTTCGGATTCAAAGGGCCGGCTTTCACCCTTTCGGCCGCAGCCGCATCCGGTATTTACGCAGCGGCCACAGGGGTCGACCTTATCCGTCATGGGTGGGCAGACCTGGTTGTCGTCGGCGGTGTAGACACCGTCTTATCAAAGAACAGCCTCATCAAAGCCAACCATCTCAAAATGCTCTCCACCAGGAACGCCGAACCCGAAAAGGCCCTGCGCCCCTTCGATATCCAGAGAGACGGATGTCTTCTCTCGGACGGGGCCTGTGCCGTCGTCCTGGAATCTCTTACCCATGCCCGATCCCGAAACGCGCCCATTTACGCATGGATCCAAGGATATGCCGCCTGCTCGGAGCCGTACAGCCCCCATTCAGAAGCCCGAGACGGAGCGGAAATGGCTCGGACGATGGAACGGGGGCTTCAGGACTCCGGGATGCCCAAAGAATCCATCGGGTATCTCAGCGCTGCCGCCACATCCGCCGTCATCAGCGATGCCCTTGAATCGCAGGCCATTCGAACCGTTTTCGGAAGTCACGCCGAAGCACTGGGCATCAGCGCCATCCAGTCCATGATCGGTCACACCATGGGCGCCTCGGGTCTCATCGCTTTATCGACGACGGCCCTGGCACTCAAGAACCAGATGGCGCCTCCCACCATCAACTATGCCTTTCCGGATCCAGCATGCAATCTCGACTACATACCGAATTCCATGCGAAAATTGAACGGGGTCGAAGGTGCCATGGTCAACGCGTTCAGTATCGGGGGGCATAACGCCGTGGCGGTTCTGAGCCGCCAGGATTCAGTCCAGGAATGA
- a CDS encoding Thioesterase superfamily, with product MIIEPGLRGVAELVVSRQNLASYTGNLGAEVLSTHQVVLLMEQASRNAIAGRLPEGRISVGTEVRVRHFAATPIGVGVRAESELSAFEEGRMVFKVVVNDEFQKIAEGENVQILVSVQSFLDRVRRKMKAQRG from the coding sequence ATGATCATCGAGCCTGGTTTGAGAGGGGTTGCGGAGTTGGTGGTTTCAAGGCAGAACCTGGCGAGTTACACCGGGAATCTGGGTGCCGAGGTGCTCTCCACGCATCAGGTCGTGCTCCTTATGGAGCAGGCTTCGCGCAACGCGATAGCCGGCCGTTTGCCGGAGGGCCGCATCAGTGTCGGCACGGAGGTTCGGGTGCGGCATTTCGCGGCGACCCCTATCGGTGTCGGCGTGCGTGCCGAATCGGAGCTGAGCGCGTTCGAAGAGGGCAGAATGGTCTTCAAAGTGGTGGTGAATGACGAGTTTCAGAAGATCGCTGAAGGGGAAAATGTCCAAATCCTGGTTTCGGTGCAATCGTTTCTGGACAGGGTCCGGCGTAAGATGAAGGCTCAGCGGGGTTGA
- a CDS encoding hypothetical protein (Evidence 5 : Unknown function) encodes MFFVYRPFPPCTSQKPILAAVGKADDLSEHAVFPCPEEWAAVRRMQSYTRRREWIASRAVLRILTALTTACDHPLDAKIIKNCYGRPTVRLVKQGVWVDVACSISHKEGWVAVCLAEDGVTAVGIDIETVSERPVRLAGAFSHEKDCAAGIEDARRKYTLLWSCKEAASKVLGLGLLVDYKKIVAVVDDAGRIHIDFNGEVEMEGTAMHLDDAVVVCCRSCRPLTNRNGFSA; translated from the coding sequence ATGTTTTTTGTTTATCGGCCATTCCCACCTTGCACATCACAGAAACCGATCCTGGCGGCAGTAGGCAAAGCCGACGATCTCTCGGAGCATGCTGTTTTTCCCTGCCCTGAAGAATGGGCGGCTGTTCGGCGCATGCAGTCATACACAAGAAGGCGGGAGTGGATAGCGTCCAGGGCCGTTTTGAGAATCCTGACGGCCCTGACAACAGCATGCGACCACCCTCTTGATGCAAAAATCATCAAGAACTGTTACGGTCGGCCCACTGTCCGGCTGGTCAAGCAGGGGGTATGGGTTGACGTTGCGTGCTCTATTTCGCACAAGGAAGGATGGGTCGCCGTCTGTCTTGCTGAGGACGGTGTAACGGCTGTGGGAATCGACATCGAGACCGTTTCCGAAAGACCCGTTCGGCTGGCGGGCGCTTTCAGCCACGAGAAGGATTGCGCGGCGGGCATCGAAGATGCCAGAAGAAAATACACCTTGCTCTGGAGTTGCAAAGAGGCGGCTTCGAAGGTTTTGGGTCTGGGGCTTCTTGTCGATTACAAGAAGATAGTCGCCGTAGTCGACGATGCCGGGCGTATCCACATCGATTTCAACGGCGAGGTAGAGATGGAAGGGACGGCTATGCATCTGGACGATGCGGTGGTCGTTTGTTGTCGTTCCTGCCGCCCGCTTACGAACAGGAACGGCTTCTCAGCTTGA
- a CDS encoding conserved hypothetical protein (Evidence 4 : Unknown function but conserved in other organisms) has protein sequence MEHANQCIRLIPRMHKKTGTPKRPRTRRKSAPKKSFRRRLVAWIFIALLLITAGLTLYGFFLAQDIQHRFSGRRWTVPSRIYSDAALLYPGQSVNVEALRNRLKRLQYRPVDRPPREKGEMSFSGTTLRIFLHDIDIPGRTRAGYPVQIQLQKGRIHSIKRLDTSAALKLLELEPEELMLFFGLEREDRQLVSIDEIPLHVIQAVLAAEDARYYDHPGMDIKGILRAVYMDLKHGELRQGGSTITQQLAKNYFLTPEKTFQRKLKEGLLAVTMETMYDKDEILEIYLNEIYFGQKGSVAIHGIGEASWFYFGKPVKAISLPEAAALAGLIRAPNHYSPYKDPERCLERRNSVLQAMHKQGWISEGEAASASDAALETIGYQAYGRTAPYFLDFVVSQLKTLYSPDDLASLGLYIQTTLDTQVQEAAEKALKKGLERIESRHPDLKRSSPEKQVQGAIVVMQPRTGAILAMVGGRHYGNSQFNRITHARRQPGSAFKPFVFLSALDRFTPASLLSNQPKTYTVDGRAWEPKNYAPLEADQVTLRTALAKSVNRASVDLAMQVGLSEVVETAQRFGFSTPLPPYPSLALGAAEVIPLELARAYCAFAGDGILPQPLSLREVIDEGGETLERRHMEISEVTSPAKAYLMTSLLQSVVQDGTARSLPALGISFPAAGKTGTTNDSRDAWFVGFTPDVLAVVWVGFDEGGTLHGTGSSIALPIWADLMRSLPQFATGNWFTTPEGIVTKRICPASGLLALPGACPSPQDEVFLVENAPSATCTLHAPKKKTGILEWFKDVFESL, from the coding sequence ATGGAGCATGCAAATCAATGCATTAGACTGATTCCACGTATGCATAAAAAAACCGGCACCCCAAAACGCCCTCGCACCCGCCGAAAAAGTGCCCCCAAAAAATCCTTCCGGCGGCGCCTGGTAGCCTGGATCTTCATCGCCCTGTTGCTCATCACCGCCGGACTGACCCTTTATGGGTTTTTTCTCGCCCAGGACATCCAGCACCGCTTTTCAGGGCGGCGCTGGACGGTACCCTCCAGGATCTACTCGGATGCCGCACTTCTCTACCCCGGACAATCCGTAAACGTCGAGGCCCTGAGGAACAGGCTGAAGCGGCTGCAGTACCGGCCGGTGGACCGGCCGCCCCGGGAAAAAGGCGAAATGTCCTTCAGCGGGACGACCCTGCGGATCTTCCTGCACGACATCGACATCCCGGGCAGGACCAGAGCGGGTTACCCCGTCCAGATCCAACTCCAGAAAGGGCGCATCCACTCCATCAAAAGGCTGGACACTTCCGCTGCGCTGAAACTCCTGGAACTCGAACCCGAAGAGCTGATGCTCTTTTTCGGCCTCGAACGCGAAGATCGACAACTCGTCTCCATCGACGAGATCCCGCTGCACGTCATCCAGGCCGTGCTCGCTGCAGAGGATGCCCGCTATTACGACCATCCGGGAATGGACATCAAGGGGATCCTGCGCGCAGTCTACATGGACCTCAAACACGGCGAACTGCGCCAGGGGGGATCCACGATCACGCAGCAGCTGGCGAAAAATTATTTCCTGACCCCTGAAAAGACCTTTCAGCGCAAACTGAAGGAAGGCCTGCTGGCCGTCACCATGGAGACGATGTACGACAAGGACGAGATCCTCGAAATCTACCTGAACGAGATCTATTTCGGACAGAAGGGGTCCGTCGCCATCCACGGCATCGGGGAGGCATCCTGGTTCTATTTCGGGAAACCGGTCAAGGCGATCTCCTTGCCTGAGGCCGCTGCACTCGCCGGCCTGATCCGCGCCCCCAATCATTACTCCCCTTACAAAGACCCCGAGCGATGCCTGGAACGGCGCAACTCTGTCCTGCAAGCCATGCACAAACAGGGGTGGATCTCGGAGGGCGAGGCGGCCTCGGCCTCCGACGCCGCGCTCGAAACCATCGGCTACCAGGCTTACGGGCGTACCGCTCCCTACTTCCTGGATTTTGTCGTGTCCCAGTTGAAGACCCTTTATTCGCCTGACGACCTGGCCAGCCTTGGACTCTATATCCAAACGACCCTCGACACTCAGGTCCAAGAGGCCGCCGAAAAGGCCCTCAAGAAGGGTCTTGAACGGATCGAATCCCGGCATCCCGATCTGAAGCGATCCTCCCCCGAAAAACAGGTTCAGGGCGCCATTGTGGTCATGCAGCCCCGCACTGGGGCCATCCTGGCCATGGTCGGAGGACGTCATTACGGCAACAGCCAGTTCAACCGCATCACCCATGCTCGCCGCCAGCCCGGCAGCGCCTTCAAGCCATTCGTTTTCTTGAGCGCCCTCGACCGTTTCACGCCCGCCAGTCTGCTGTCCAACCAGCCCAAGACCTATACGGTCGACGGCCGGGCCTGGGAGCCCAAAAATTACGCCCCGCTGGAAGCCGATCAGGTCACCTTGCGGACGGCCCTGGCCAAATCCGTCAACCGGGCGTCCGTGGATCTGGCCATGCAGGTCGGTCTGAGCGAGGTGGTGGAAACGGCGCAACGATTTGGATTCTCGACTCCGCTTCCCCCTTACCCATCCCTCGCCCTGGGCGCCGCCGAGGTCATCCCTCTGGAGTTGGCCCGCGCCTATTGTGCATTTGCGGGCGACGGCATCCTGCCTCAGCCGCTTTCCCTGCGTGAAGTGATCGATGAAGGCGGGGAAACGCTCGAAAGGCGCCACATGGAGATCAGCGAGGTCACCTCACCGGCAAAGGCCTACCTCATGACATCCCTGCTGCAGAGCGTCGTACAGGATGGTACGGCCCGGAGCCTCCCAGCCCTCGGCATCTCGTTTCCCGCAGCCGGCAAGACCGGGACTACCAACGATTCGCGGGACGCCTGGTTCGTGGGTTTTACGCCGGATGTCCTCGCCGTGGTCTGGGTGGGTTTCGATGAGGGCGGTACGCTGCACGGCACGGGGTCCTCGATCGCCCTCCCTATCTGGGCCGACCTCATGCGCTCTTTGCCGCAGTTCGCCACCGGCAACTGGTTCACGACCCCCGAGGGCATCGTGACCAAAAGGATCTGCCCGGCCAGCGGTCTCCTCGCCCTGCCGGGCGCATGTCCCTCGCCGCAGGACGAGGTCTTTCTGGTGGAAAACGCCCCGTCCGCGACCTGCACACTGCACGCGCCGAAGAAAAAAACCGGAATCCTGGAGTGGTTCAAAGATGTCTTCGAAAGCCTCTGA
- a CDS encoding putative Acyl carrier protein homolog (Evidence 3 : Putative function from multiple computational evidences): MTQALNNEEKKQIAQEILNFLADEFEIDASEITMDTNIIDDLGGDSILFLEMIEEFKAKYHIELEVRTIGQYMLKNPIYTVGETIQAIYTIIEKGEQLLEELNLGD; encoded by the coding sequence GTGACACAGGCGCTTAACAACGAGGAAAAGAAACAAATTGCTCAAGAGATTCTGAATTTTTTGGCTGATGAATTTGAAATTGACGCCAGTGAAATTACCATGGACACAAATATCATCGATGATCTTGGCGGAGACTCCATTTTGTTTCTTGAAATGATCGAAGAGTTCAAAGCAAAATACCATATTGAACTTGAGGTCAGAACGATCGGCCAATACATGCTGAAAAATCCCATTTATACTGTAGGGGAAACCATCCAGGCCATTTACACCATCATCGAAAAAGGTGAACAGCTGCTGGAAGAACTGAATCTCGGAGACTAG
- a CDS encoding putative 3-hydroxyacyl-CoA dehydrogenase (Evidence 3 : Putative function from multiple computational evidences; Product type e : enzyme), giving the protein MRIGLAGYGKMGASIFRLLSNTYPSITVLCIDETEAHTAGKKHTKRLERALKSGQISETAYQTSRRSILFTSHVQDLAGSDVVVEAVYEDPVVKATLFKQLESVLSWKALLLSNTSSISIASLAKHLRHPERFCGLHFFYPVELIDLIEILEGPETSPELPAYLKSWCHSLGKNAILAKDAQGSVVNAILSYYYLEALYILEEGLALPSAVDAAARPLFYVGPCESMDVIGIDFLFAAMRRAGQPGSLLPVDWDGQGRQPCEKQGLRAPVLFERLLSQGRTGKKKSRGIYLYDGQKASDDAPGFYRHRSDGNSAPEHPAQDELLTKRLLYSVLNGTLYSLQQKKASLEDLDLAVKEVLLMKQGPFGMMRDMGLEAVLRDFSLLAARAGKRFEITDPDLLAWTITHDPQR; this is encoded by the coding sequence ATGAGAATCGGGTTGGCTGGATATGGAAAGATGGGCGCGTCGATCTTCCGGTTGCTCTCTAATACCTATCCCTCTATAACGGTTCTTTGCATCGATGAAACCGAAGCGCACACCGCAGGCAAGAAGCACACGAAACGCCTTGAACGGGCCTTGAAAAGCGGCCAAATCTCCGAAACTGCCTACCAAACCTCGAGAAGAAGCATCCTCTTCACCTCGCACGTGCAAGATCTCGCCGGATCGGATGTCGTCGTCGAGGCCGTCTACGAAGATCCCGTGGTCAAGGCAACACTCTTCAAACAACTGGAATCCGTTCTTTCGTGGAAGGCCCTGCTGCTTTCCAATACGTCTTCCATTTCCATCGCCTCTCTGGCCAAGCACCTCCGCCATCCGGAGCGATTTTGCGGATTGCATTTTTTCTACCCCGTCGAACTGATCGACCTGATCGAAATCCTGGAAGGGCCTGAAACCTCTCCTGAACTGCCCGCGTACCTCAAATCCTGGTGCCACAGCCTGGGGAAGAACGCCATTCTCGCAAAGGATGCACAAGGTTCTGTTGTCAATGCCATCCTCAGTTATTATTACCTCGAAGCGCTTTACATCCTGGAAGAGGGGTTGGCCCTCCCAAGCGCAGTGGATGCCGCCGCCCGGCCCTTGTTCTATGTCGGCCCTTGTGAATCGATGGACGTCATCGGCATCGACTTTCTCTTCGCCGCCATGCGGCGCGCTGGCCAACCGGGCAGCCTGCTCCCCGTGGACTGGGACGGACAAGGCCGCCAGCCATGCGAAAAACAAGGATTACGGGCGCCTGTCCTCTTTGAAAGACTACTTTCTCAAGGCCGGACCGGGAAAAAAAAATCACGCGGAATATACCTCTACGACGGCCAAAAGGCCTCGGATGATGCACCAGGTTTTTATAGGCACCGATCCGACGGCAACTCGGCGCCCGAACACCCTGCCCAAGATGAACTGCTGACCAAAAGACTCCTTTATTCCGTTTTGAATGGCACCCTTTACAGCCTGCAGCAGAAAAAGGCATCGCTCGAAGACCTGGATCTCGCCGTCAAGGAAGTCCTGTTGATGAAACAGGGGCCCTTCGGGATGATGAGAGACATGGGTTTGGAAGCGGTCTTGCGGGACTTTTCCCTTCTGGCAGCCCGGGCAGGAAAACGATTCGAAATTACGGATCCGGATCTGCTGGCCTGGACCATCACACACGATCCACAACGCTGA
- a CDS encoding putative Enoyl-CoA hydratase (3-hydroxybutyryl-CoA dehydratase) (Evidence 3 : Putative function from multiple computational evidences) gives MPDKSKHLIASSMHSDILVLTITNPPNNLMPPAFFNELHYHYQHMISPEVSAVIFTGEGHVFSKGADLAAMDTDGTASSEERFVFANDLINAVSRLDKPVIAAINGACLGGGFELALACHLRLSIPKARLGLPETSIGLVPGLGGLQRLIRLAGETRALEMVLLGDMISAEQAADWNLINRILPKETFFERVLLFTKTVLTGSREAIAAVLELAAGMREQDDIRQTFETARRFTKLVRNRMK, from the coding sequence ATGCCTGATAAATCGAAACATCTGATTGCTTCCTCGATGCACAGCGACATCCTCGTGCTAACCATCACCAACCCTCCCAACAATCTCATGCCGCCCGCCTTCTTCAACGAACTCCACTACCACTACCAACACATGATCTCACCCGAGGTCAGCGCCGTAATCTTTACCGGGGAAGGACACGTCTTCTCCAAAGGCGCTGATCTTGCCGCCATGGATACCGATGGAACAGCATCCAGTGAAGAGCGGTTTGTTTTCGCGAATGACCTCATCAATGCCGTTTCGCGTCTGGACAAACCTGTCATCGCTGCCATCAACGGAGCCTGCCTCGGGGGCGGGTTCGAACTGGCCCTTGCCTGTCACTTGAGACTATCCATCCCGAAGGCCCGTCTCGGATTGCCCGAGACCTCCATCGGACTGGTGCCGGGACTTGGCGGCCTGCAACGGCTGATTCGGCTTGCCGGCGAAACCAGGGCCCTCGAGATGGTCCTTTTGGGGGACATGATTTCCGCCGAACAGGCCGCGGACTGGAACCTCATCAACCGCATTCTTCCGAAAGAGACCTTTTTCGAACGGGTTCTCCTGTTTACCAAGACGGTCCTGACTGGTTCGAGGGAGGCCATCGCCGCGGTGCTTGAACTCGCGGCGGGTATGCGCGAACAGGACGATATCAGACAGACGTTTGAAACCGCTCGACGTTTCACAAAATTGGTGCGAAATAGAATGAAATAG
- a CDS encoding putative 3-oxoacyl-(acyl-carrier-protein) synthase III (Evidence 3 : Putative function from multiple computational evidences): MQGRNVYITGIGSFSPGNPVPFDEIEEVLGPLTDGPPKLMKRLDRMRKVMRELLGIEYSYYAIDRKTREATETNVSMSVKAAQKALQMAGIEAVDVDLIIYAGILYDYLCPPPSVLVQDALKIPRCAEMSIYSNCTSIYKALQVGSDLIANGRYQNALLVTSQMSSAFLKAEIFNQKVMTEQQVVLRWFLSDGAGALVLTAEKNTRPSLEVVDTYLESVGMGHKPPMRHMMGAINFHPLQVYEKGWHHLEQDLMTVSKLAPALGEKGFKRMIDQTGLNVGDVKCFFVNIPTKHLMDLTINYLRKHWGVDLPFYTKLSTRGYQGAPAIIIALDDYFQTEDLQIGDTLVSFVTESSKWMHAGFILKYC; this comes from the coding sequence ATGCAGGGGAGGAATGTCTATATTACTGGAATCGGATCGTTTTCTCCTGGAAACCCCGTCCCTTTTGATGAAATCGAAGAAGTCCTGGGCCCGCTCACCGATGGTCCACCCAAATTGATGAAGCGACTGGACCGAATGCGAAAGGTCATGCGGGAGCTCCTGGGTATCGAATATTCCTATTACGCCATCGATCGAAAAACGCGGGAAGCCACCGAAACCAATGTGTCCATGAGTGTGAAAGCAGCTCAAAAGGCCCTGCAGATGGCCGGTATTGAGGCTGTTGACGTCGATCTGATTATCTATGCAGGGATCCTCTACGATTATCTTTGCCCTCCTCCAAGTGTGCTCGTCCAGGACGCCCTCAAAATCCCTCGCTGTGCAGAAATGTCGATCTATTCCAACTGCACATCCATCTATAAGGCGCTGCAGGTCGGCAGTGACCTGATCGCCAACGGCCGATACCAAAACGCCCTGCTGGTGACTTCCCAGATGTCCTCGGCTTTCCTCAAGGCGGAGATATTCAATCAGAAGGTCATGACCGAGCAACAGGTCGTGCTGCGCTGGTTTCTGAGCGACGGCGCCGGGGCTCTGGTGTTGACCGCCGAGAAAAATACACGCCCCTCGCTGGAGGTTGTGGATACCTATCTGGAATCGGTAGGGATGGGACACAAACCTCCCATGCGCCACATGATGGGTGCTATCAACTTCCATCCTCTGCAAGTTTACGAGAAAGGGTGGCACCATCTGGAACAGGACCTCATGACCGTCAGCAAGCTCGCGCCCGCCCTGGGCGAAAAGGGCTTTAAGCGGATGATCGATCAGACAGGGCTGAATGTAGGGGACGTGAAGTGCTTTTTCGTCAATATCCCAACCAAACATCTGATGGATCTCACGATAAATTACCTCCGAAAGCACTGGGGTGTCGATCTCCCTTTCTATACCAAATTGAGCACGCGCGGCTACCAGGGCGCCCCGGCTATCATTATCGCACTGGATGATTATTTTCAGACAGAAGACCTCCAGATCGGCGACACTCTTGTCAGTTTCGTAACGGAATCGAGCAAGTGGATGCACGCTGGATTCATTTTGAAATACTGCTGA
- a CDS encoding putative Acyl-CoA thioester hydrolase, YbgC/YbaW family (Evidence 3 : Putative function from multiple computational evidences), with protein MDRNLPVKDIRMRETCFSDLEVPIRVRYCETDKMGVVHHSNYIRYMEIARMAWLEAIGCPFTQIERGETRLMITEISCTYRAPATFDDFLQVHTILEKWNKFRLSFLFLIKKEGRIIAKGGSSLAAVSIEGYPAPLPEILLKRLSEIDVTSSQHEHH; from the coding sequence ATGGACCGCAACCTCCCCGTAAAGGATATCCGGATGAGAGAAACCTGCTTTTCCGATCTGGAAGTTCCCATCCGGGTGCGGTATTGCGAAACGGACAAAATGGGGGTCGTCCACCATTCGAATTACATCCGTTACATGGAAATCGCTCGGATGGCCTGGCTGGAAGCCATCGGATGCCCATTTACCCAGATCGAACGTGGAGAGACCCGACTCATGATCACGGAGATCTCCTGCACCTATCGCGCGCCGGCAACCTTCGACGATTTCCTCCAAGTGCATACCATTTTAGAAAAATGGAATAAATTCAGGCTTTCTTTCCTATTTCTCATCAAAAAGGAAGGCCGGATCATCGCCAAAGGAGGGTCCTCGCTTGCCGCAGTCAGCATTGAGGGCTATCCCGCCCCTCTTCCAGAAATCCTGCTCAAGCGGTTATCGGAAATCGATGTAACGTCATCCCAACATGAGCATCACTGA
- a CDS encoding conserved exported hypothetical protein (Evidence 4 : Unknown function but conserved in other organisms), with protein MSSKASEMLILMTLGGFLLFLTSCATAPQPASRPATASVPRPAPEPAPTLKTPPPAPSRSSIDSVPPPRAAAVPKVDPRAVAALEITEEGRMLLKDGRTDEAITVLERALNLNPSNGQACYYLAEAWLVKGNRRQARSFNRLAGIHLQKDREWRARVDAQQRRIER; from the coding sequence ATGTCTTCGAAAGCCTCTGAAATGCTGATCCTCATGACGCTGGGCGGTTTTCTGCTCTTCCTGACATCCTGTGCAACCGCCCCGCAGCCCGCGTCGAGACCCGCAACGGCATCCGTCCCGCGGCCCGCACCGGAACCCGCGCCGACTCTCAAAACTCCCCCTCCCGCCCCCTCGCGATCCTCCATCGACAGCGTTCCGCCGCCGCGGGCCGCGGCGGTCCCGAAAGTCGATCCCAGGGCGGTCGCTGCGTTGGAGATCACGGAAGAGGGCCGCATGCTCCTGAAAGACGGCCGAACCGACGAGGCCATCACCGTCCTCGAACGGGCCCTCAATCTGAACCCGAGCAACGGCCAGGCCTGCTACTACCTGGCGGAGGCCTGGCTGGTGAAGGGAAACAGGCGGCAGGCCAGATCGTTCAATCGTCTGGCCGGCATCCACTTGCAGAAAGACCGGGAATGGCGTGCGCGGGTCGACGCGCAGCAGCGTCGAATAGAACGGTGA